The Tumebacillus sp. BK434 genome has a segment encoding these proteins:
- the coaE gene encoding dephospho-CoA kinase (Dephospho-CoA kinase (CoaE) performs the final step in coenzyme A biosynthesis.), whose product MIVGLTGSIATGKSTVSKMFAEAGAVIVDADKIVREVQQPGKQAFLEIVDHFGKEVLLPNGELDRAKLGSLVFGKEENRLKLNSIVHPRVREERDQQTAAALARDSRAIIIWDIPLLIETGIYQEVEKTVVVYVDRETQYERLLKRDELSAEAAEQRISAQMPIEEKKRYADFLIDNRGTIEETQRQVQEVWVELTRLQRERSR is encoded by the coding sequence ATGATCGTAGGTCTGACCGGCTCGATAGCAACAGGAAAAAGCACCGTTTCGAAGATGTTCGCAGAAGCAGGAGCGGTCATCGTCGATGCAGATAAGATCGTGCGCGAGGTGCAGCAGCCCGGCAAGCAGGCATTCCTGGAGATTGTCGATCATTTTGGCAAAGAAGTGCTGTTGCCAAACGGCGAACTGGACCGTGCCAAGCTCGGGTCGCTGGTTTTCGGCAAGGAGGAAAACAGGCTGAAGCTCAACAGCATCGTCCATCCGCGCGTCCGTGAGGAGCGCGATCAACAGACAGCGGCAGCCCTAGCCCGCGACAGCCGGGCGATCATCATCTGGGACATTCCGCTGTTGATCGAAACGGGAATTTATCAAGAGGTGGAAAAGACGGTCGTTGTCTATGTGGATCGGGAGACGCAATATGAGCGTCTCCTGAAACGGGACGAGCTGTCGGCAGAAGCGGCGGAACAACGCATCTCCGCCCAGATGCCCATCGAGGAGAAAAAGCGCTATGCCGACTTCCTGATCGACAACCGGGGCACGATCGAGGAAACACAGCGGCAGGTGCAGGAGGTCTGGGTCGAACTGACCCGTCTCCAGAGGGAAAGGTCCCGTTGA
- the ytaF gene encoding sporulation membrane protein YtaF: MLHYFSLLVLAFAVSLDGFGVGLTYGLRKIRFPLWSLLVVTLCSATMILVAMQLGDVLSQFLTDSFAKTFGAVILIGVGSFAIYNILTQKEKDLVAEEQPMPVLDQPAEEGQKTVLHVELKKIGLVIQILRTPSSADVDRSGDISVKEGLILGFALSMDGFGAGVGASLIGFHSIPTALTIAVMNLVFIYTGLRVGMRFADARLLRKMVYIPGVMLILIGISKFF, encoded by the coding sequence GTGCTTCACTATTTCTCCCTGCTGGTGCTTGCCTTTGCCGTCTCACTCGACGGTTTTGGCGTAGGCTTGACTTACGGACTCCGTAAAATCCGCTTTCCTCTGTGGTCCCTGCTTGTCGTTACGCTCTGTTCGGCGACGATGATCTTGGTTGCGATGCAGCTGGGCGACGTGCTTTCCCAGTTCCTGACCGACTCCTTCGCCAAAACGTTTGGTGCGGTCATTCTGATAGGCGTCGGCAGTTTTGCGATCTATAACATTTTGACCCAGAAGGAAAAAGATCTGGTGGCCGAGGAACAGCCGATGCCTGTCCTCGACCAGCCGGCAGAAGAGGGACAGAAGACGGTCTTGCACGTGGAACTGAAGAAGATCGGACTGGTCATTCAGATTCTGCGTACTCCGTCCTCCGCAGACGTCGACCGCTCTGGTGACATTTCGGTCAAAGAAGGCCTGATCCTCGGCTTTGCTTTGTCGATGGACGGTTTTGGAGCGGGCGTCGGGGCGAGCTTGATCGGTTTTCATTCCATTCCGACAGCGTTGACGATCGCTGTGATGAACCTTGTGTTCATCTATACAGGTCTTCGGGTCGGCATGCGCTTTGCAGATGCGCGCCTTTTGCGCAAAATGGTCTATATACCAGGCGTGATGCTGATCCTGATCGGCATTTCGAAATTTTTTTAA
- a CDS encoding SAM-dependent methyltransferase, which yields MTSSRFIGSSNFGFAQYAQEEIRRLFPGVKFRYLDAGEVFLIDVPAPAEVVTAALLEQEPIFLRHIQPVQHELPLDKSAEDLMRLIEFIQQLRPFQAGEKVAVQARKVKEVKFAYTPYGVKDALDPILEQEQSVEPVVRGADKIISVYLTDGTCYFGISTPYENLSDWNGGMVRYRKEEEQVSRAKFKLLEAEERFHLDLSQFRSALDIGAAPGGWTSLLLERNLQVTAIDPGALHPSVSGHANLTFLQKNAGDVTFPEGAFDLLVCDMSWSPKQMSKLVAELLPAVETGGVAIITVKLMHKKPFQTVRDALENLEPQLVLLKAKQLFHNREELTLYLMKEEEL from the coding sequence ATGACTTCATCTCGTTTTATCGGCTCATCCAATTTCGGATTTGCCCAGTACGCGCAAGAAGAGATCCGCCGCCTGTTCCCGGGCGTGAAATTCCGCTATCTCGATGCGGGAGAAGTGTTTTTGATCGATGTGCCCGCTCCGGCCGAAGTGGTGACAGCCGCTCTGCTCGAACAGGAGCCGATCTTCCTGCGCCACATCCAGCCGGTACAGCACGAACTGCCGCTCGACAAGTCGGCAGAGGACCTGATGCGTCTGATCGAGTTTATTCAGCAGTTGCGCCCCTTTCAGGCAGGCGAAAAAGTGGCGGTGCAAGCCCGCAAAGTCAAAGAGGTCAAGTTCGCCTATACGCCGTATGGCGTGAAAGACGCGCTCGACCCGATCTTGGAACAAGAGCAAAGCGTGGAGCCGGTCGTCCGCGGCGCCGACAAGATCATCTCCGTGTACTTGACGGACGGCACGTGCTATTTCGGAATCTCCACGCCGTATGAAAATCTATCCGATTGGAACGGGGGGATGGTGCGCTACCGCAAAGAAGAGGAGCAGGTATCGCGCGCCAAGTTCAAGCTCTTGGAAGCGGAAGAACGGTTCCATCTCGACCTCTCCCAGTTCCGCAGCGCGCTCGACATCGGGGCCGCACCCGGCGGCTGGACGTCGCTTTTGCTCGAGCGGAACCTGCAGGTGACCGCCATCGACCCGGGCGCCTTGCACCCGTCCGTGTCGGGACACGCCAACCTCACCTTCCTGCAAAAGAACGCGGGGGACGTCACTTTTCCAGAAGGGGCGTTCGATCTGCTCGTATGCGATATGAGCTGGAGCCCGAAGCAGATGAGCAAGCTGGTGGCCGAACTCTTGCCCGCCGTGGAGACGGGCGGCGTGGCGATCATCACCGTCAAGCTGATGCACAAAAAGCCGTTTCAAACGGTCAGGGATGCGCTGGAGAACCTGGAGCCGCAACTGGTGCTGCTCAAAGCGAAGCAGCTGTTCCACAACCGTGAAGAACTGACATTATATTTAATGAAAGAAGAAGAGCTGTAA
- the polA gene encoding DNA polymerase I yields MTDKKKLVLIDGNSITYRAFFALPPLSNSKGQYTNAAYGFTTMLLRLLQDEQPTHLMVAFDKGKATVRQEIYPEYKGTREKTPGELREQFPIVRSILDSFDIPYLEVEGHEADDIIGTITQAAETQGFESLVVTGDKDLLQLVSDHVTTMLTRKGISETEKYTEKEIQERYGLTPLQIIDLKGLMGDTSDNIPGIPGVGEKTALKLLAQFPTVEEVLEHADEAPGKKLQEKLREHAESALLSKRLATINREVPLDIDFESYRFESYDAGKVREIFKALEFKSLLDRLPQGGTESEAAEEPAAAANAVVSPQIIRADELGAIIDTLPETVGLYLDVEGNYQLGEIHGLAMATKDAAWYLPFDGMLPNEVVALLQDAGKTKVYYDVKAVSAALKTQLIELDCNVFCTLLGSYLLSPSDGTPDLFDVIERHIGWKVDPLPKGTAKKKVEVSMEERAMLAGSVAAANAHLKELLEVALETSDLMPLYRDLELPLSFVLADMEASGVRIDTEELKEIGENLKTRIEALQAEIYELSGLEFNLNSPKQLGEVLFDKLGLPASKKTKTGYSTSADVLEKLAEHSPVVQKILDYRHLGKLQSTYVEGLLNAARQSGDNFRVHTQFNQALTATGRLSSTEPNLQNIPIRTEEGRRLRHVFVPTDPEWKILAADYSQIELRILAHISGDESMIDAFVHDEDIHTRTATQVFEVAPEEVDANMRRAAKAVNFGIVYGISDFGLSQNLNIPRKQAGAFIESYFAKFPGVKRYMEEVVEQARRDEYVTTLLGRKRHLPDIKASNFNIRSFAERTAMNTPIQGTAADIIKKAMVNIHEAMKDQKLRARMLLQVHDELIFECPPEEIEQLTDLVRHEMEQVTVLSVPLKADINIGDTWYEAK; encoded by the coding sequence ATGACCGATAAAAAGAAATTGGTTCTCATTGACGGGAACTCCATTACATACCGGGCTTTTTTTGCACTGCCGCCGCTGTCGAACAGCAAAGGGCAGTATACGAACGCCGCATACGGCTTTACAACGATGCTTTTGCGGCTGCTGCAGGACGAGCAGCCGACCCATTTGATGGTGGCCTTTGACAAAGGCAAGGCGACCGTGCGTCAGGAGATCTATCCGGAATACAAAGGGACGCGCGAGAAGACACCGGGCGAGCTGCGCGAGCAGTTCCCGATCGTGCGCTCGATCTTGGACAGCTTCGACATTCCTTATCTCGAAGTCGAGGGCCACGAAGCGGACGACATCATCGGCACGATCACTCAAGCAGCAGAAACGCAGGGCTTTGAGTCGCTGGTGGTCACCGGGGACAAAGACTTGCTGCAGCTCGTTTCCGATCACGTGACGACGATGCTGACCCGCAAAGGCATCTCGGAGACAGAAAAATACACCGAGAAAGAGATTCAGGAGCGCTACGGGCTGACCCCGCTGCAGATCATCGACCTGAAAGGCCTGATGGGCGATACGTCAGATAACATTCCGGGAATCCCGGGCGTTGGGGAGAAGACTGCGCTGAAGCTGCTGGCGCAATTCCCGACGGTGGAAGAAGTGCTCGAACATGCGGACGAAGCGCCGGGCAAGAAGCTGCAGGAGAAGCTGCGCGAACATGCCGAATCGGCACTTCTGTCTAAACGTTTGGCGACGATCAACCGCGAAGTTCCGCTCGACATCGATTTTGAGTCCTATCGTTTCGAATCTTATGATGCGGGGAAAGTGCGCGAGATTTTCAAAGCGCTGGAATTTAAGTCTCTGCTTGATCGTCTGCCCCAAGGCGGCACCGAGTCGGAAGCGGCCGAAGAGCCGGCTGCAGCTGCAAATGCGGTGGTGAGCCCTCAGATCATCCGTGCGGACGAGCTGGGGGCGATCATCGACACCTTGCCGGAGACAGTGGGGCTCTATCTGGATGTAGAAGGCAACTATCAGCTCGGTGAGATTCACGGGCTGGCGATGGCGACCAAAGACGCCGCCTGGTATCTGCCGTTCGATGGCATGTTGCCAAATGAAGTGGTGGCGCTGCTCCAAGATGCGGGCAAGACGAAGGTCTATTACGATGTGAAGGCGGTCAGCGCCGCGCTGAAGACGCAACTGATCGAACTGGACTGCAACGTGTTCTGCACGCTGCTCGGTTCGTATTTGCTGTCGCCGTCTGACGGCACGCCCGATCTGTTTGACGTGATCGAGCGCCACATCGGCTGGAAGGTCGATCCACTCCCGAAAGGCACGGCGAAGAAAAAGGTTGAGGTCTCGATGGAGGAGCGGGCGATGTTGGCCGGTTCGGTCGCGGCAGCCAATGCGCATTTGAAAGAGCTGCTGGAAGTGGCGTTGGAGACGAGCGACCTGATGCCGCTGTACCGCGACCTCGAATTGCCGCTCTCCTTTGTGCTGGCCGACATGGAAGCATCCGGCGTGCGCATCGACACAGAGGAGCTCAAAGAGATCGGCGAGAACCTCAAAACGCGCATCGAAGCGCTGCAGGCAGAAATCTACGAGTTGTCCGGGCTGGAGTTCAACCTCAACTCGCCGAAACAGCTCGGCGAAGTCTTGTTTGACAAGCTGGGACTGCCGGCGTCGAAGAAGACCAAGACCGGTTATTCCACATCGGCCGATGTATTAGAAAAATTGGCTGAGCACTCGCCGGTCGTGCAGAAGATCCTCGATTATCGCCATTTGGGCAAACTGCAGTCCACCTATGTGGAAGGGCTGTTGAATGCGGCGCGCCAGTCGGGGGACAACTTCCGCGTGCACACGCAGTTCAACCAGGCGCTGACGGCGACGGGCCGTCTGTCGTCGACCGAGCCGAACCTGCAGAACATCCCGATCCGCACGGAAGAAGGGCGCCGTCTGCGCCATGTGTTTGTGCCGACCGATCCGGAGTGGAAGATCCTCGCAGCAGACTACTCGCAGATCGAACTGCGGATTCTCGCGCACATCTCGGGCGATGAGAGCATGATCGACGCGTTCGTGCATGACGAGGACATCCACACCCGCACGGCGACGCAGGTGTTTGAAGTGGCGCCGGAAGAGGTGGATGCGAACATGCGCCGAGCGGCAAAAGCGGTCAACTTCGGGATCGTATATGGCATTTCCGATTTTGGCTTGTCGCAAAACTTGAACATTCCGCGCAAGCAGGCGGGGGCGTTTATTGAGAGTTATTTTGCGAAGTTCCCCGGCGTGAAACGGTATATGGAAGAAGTTGTGGAGCAGGCGCGCCGGGACGAATATGTTACTACGCTGCTTGGCCGCAAGCGCCATCTGCCCGATATCAAAGCATCGAACTTCAACATCCGCAGCTTCGCCGAGCGCACGGCGATGAACACGCCGATCCAAGGCACGGCTGCTGACATCATCAAAAAAGCGATGGTCAACATCCACGAAGCGATGAAAGACCAAAAGCTGCGCGCCAGAATGCTCCTGCAAGTGCACGACGAACTGATCTTCGAGTGCCCGCCGGAGGAGATCGAGCAGCTCACCGACTTGGTGCGCCATGAGATGGAGCAGGTAACTGTGCTCTCCGTGCCGCTCAAAGCGGACATCAACATCGGCGACACTTGGTACGAAGCTAAATAA
- the mutM gene encoding DNA-formamidopyrimidine glycosylase gives MPELPEVETVRRGLEALVLGKTIDHVTVSLPRIIRMPDDVQQFALMLQGHTIDAVERRGKYLLLSIGPYTLVSHLRMEGRYGVYHADEPVEKHTHVIFHFTDGTELRYKDVRQFGTMDLLPRGEYALLPGLAMLGPEPLAETFTADVLAQALNKRRSGKIKVLLLDQTFVAGLGNIYVDEVLFQSGVHPEASGPDLNSEQIERLHAAIVAVLTQSVELGGSSVKSYVNGYGQEGGMQHQLKVYGHENTPCPACGTEIAKTRVGGRGTHFCPSCQPLDK, from the coding sequence ATGCCGGAATTGCCGGAGGTTGAGACTGTCCGCCGGGGGCTGGAAGCGCTGGTCCTCGGCAAAACGATCGATCATGTGACGGTGAGCCTGCCGCGCATCATTCGGATGCCCGATGATGTGCAGCAGTTTGCCCTCATGTTGCAAGGCCACACCATCGATGCGGTGGAACGCCGCGGCAAATACCTGCTGCTCTCCATCGGACCGTACACGCTGGTTTCGCACCTGCGCATGGAAGGCCGTTATGGCGTGTACCATGCGGACGAACCGGTTGAGAAGCATACGCACGTCATCTTCCATTTCACCGACGGCACCGAACTGCGCTACAAAGACGTGCGTCAGTTCGGCACGATGGACCTGCTCCCGCGCGGCGAATACGCGTTGCTGCCGGGACTGGCCATGCTCGGTCCGGAACCGCTGGCCGAAACGTTTACGGCCGACGTCCTCGCACAGGCGCTGAATAAACGCCGCAGCGGCAAAATCAAAGTTTTGCTGCTCGACCAGACATTTGTCGCCGGGCTTGGCAATATCTATGTAGATGAGGTGCTCTTTCAGTCGGGCGTTCACCCGGAAGCGAGCGGCCCCGACCTGAACAGCGAGCAGATTGAGCGTCTGCATGCGGCGATCGTCGCGGTGCTCACCCAGTCGGTGGAGCTCGGCGGCTCCTCGGTGAAGTCGTACGTCAACGGCTACGGGCAAGAGGGCGGTATGCAGCATCAGCTCAAAGTCTACGGCCATGAAAACACCCCGTGTCCCGCGTGCGGCACGGAGATCGCTAAGACCCGCGTCGGCGGGCGGGGCACGCACTTCTGCCCGTCGTGTCAGCCGCTGGACAAGTAA
- a CDS encoding citrate/2-methylcitrate synthase codes for MSEAKAKAGLQDVVAGDSSICLVDGKQGRLVYQGYDINDLVGKTSFEEVVYLLWYGKLPNVSELAALDAELKKNREIPSDVLELVKALSNSQANPTGMEILRTAASYLGTVDPDKSMDHETHIKQATKLVSMLASITAAIGRFKQGKDYVAPRHDLGHAANFLYMLTGKDADELSVEAFDVALILHADHEFNASTFTARCTVATLSDMYSGVTSAIGALKGPLHGGANEDVLRMLMEINSVENAASEVQNKLDNGVKVPGFGHRVYRSYDPRGLVLKRYAKQLTEKVGETKWYEMTEITEGVVLEHFAKKGKDLKYNVDLYSGSLYNAMGIPVELFTPLFVISRVSGWTAHILEQYANNRIIRPVADYVGPVDQSFVPIEERK; via the coding sequence ATGTCTGAAGCAAAAGCGAAAGCGGGTTTGCAAGACGTTGTTGCAGGTGATTCTTCCATCTGCCTCGTAGACGGGAAACAAGGCCGTCTCGTCTATCAAGGATATGATATTAACGATCTGGTCGGGAAAACTTCTTTTGAAGAAGTGGTGTACCTGCTCTGGTACGGCAAGCTCCCGAATGTGAGCGAACTGGCAGCTCTCGACGCAGAGCTGAAGAAAAACCGCGAGATCCCGTCCGATGTGCTGGAACTGGTGAAGGCGCTCAGCAACTCTCAGGCGAACCCGACCGGCATGGAAATTCTGCGCACGGCAGCATCTTACCTCGGCACGGTGGACCCGGATAAGTCGATGGATCATGAGACGCACATCAAGCAGGCGACCAAGCTCGTGTCGATGCTCGCCTCGATCACCGCAGCGATCGGACGCTTTAAGCAAGGCAAAGATTATGTGGCTCCGCGCCATGATCTCGGCCATGCGGCGAACTTCCTGTATATGTTGACCGGGAAAGATGCGGATGAGCTGTCGGTGGAAGCGTTTGATGTCGCGCTCATCCTGCACGCTGACCACGAGTTTAACGCTTCGACCTTTACCGCACGCTGCACGGTGGCGACTCTGTCCGACATGTACTCCGGCGTCACTTCGGCGATCGGCGCGCTGAAAGGCCCGCTGCACGGCGGCGCAAACGAAGACGTGCTCCGCATGCTGATGGAGATCAACTCGGTGGAAAACGCAGCTTCGGAAGTGCAAAACAAGCTGGACAACGGCGTAAAAGTTCCGGGCTTCGGCCATCGTGTCTACCGCTCCTACGACCCGCGCGGTCTCGTGCTGAAGCGTTACGCGAAACAGCTGACCGAAAAGGTTGGCGAAACCAAGTGGTATGAAATGACTGAGATCACCGAAGGCGTCGTGCTCGAACACTTCGCGAAGAAGGGCAAAGACCTGAAGTACAACGTCGACCTGTACTCCGGCTCCCTGTACAACGCGATGGGCATTCCGGTTGAACTGTTCACCCCGCTGTTCGTCATCTCCCGCGTTTCCGGGTGGACGGCACACATTCTCGAACAGTATGCGAACAACCGCATCATCCGTCCGGTTGCCGACTACGTAGGTCCGGTGGATCAATCGTTCGTTCCGATCGAAGAGCGTAAATAA
- a CDS encoding ADP-heptose synthase: MQRFVVEPILFAMFGELLFPTEPIEYIIPYSTVMELYDLRESEEVISDPQENERVKANLEKIIQFFEQPFVSKKLDKSLRVPWQKSRPILFNENVTFTVVNALDNAEYGEEFDPVETELILLARREQIPLITDQLQFQQRIVEARINITVIDVADFGFQVDDGMFEELEMYEEDPVLAQAPVNSFEAQEGALSAAEERTIRSKSNKMLPWVVSIFGLILVLFVITLIQ, from the coding sequence ATGCAGCGTTTTGTAGTGGAACCAATCTTGTTTGCAATGTTTGGCGAACTGTTATTTCCAACGGAGCCAATCGAATATATCATCCCCTACTCGACCGTCATGGAACTGTATGATTTGCGGGAGAGCGAGGAAGTCATTTCCGATCCGCAAGAAAACGAGCGCGTCAAAGCTAATTTGGAGAAGATCATCCAATTCTTTGAGCAGCCGTTCGTATCCAAGAAGCTCGACAAATCACTTCGCGTGCCGTGGCAGAAGAGCCGTCCGATCCTGTTCAACGAAAACGTGACGTTCACCGTCGTCAACGCGCTGGACAACGCCGAATACGGCGAAGAGTTCGACCCGGTGGAGACGGAGCTCATTTTGCTGGCGCGGCGCGAGCAGATCCCTTTGATCACCGACCAGTTGCAGTTTCAGCAACGCATCGTGGAAGCGCGGATCAACATCACGGTGATCGACGTGGCCGATTTTGGCTTCCAAGTCGATGATGGGATGTTTGAGGAGCTGGAGATGTACGAAGAGGACCCGGTGCTGGCTCAGGCGCCTGTCAACTCGTTTGAAGCGCAGGAAGGCGCGCTCAGCGCCGCCGAAGAACGCACCATCCGCTCCAAGTCGAACAAGATGCTGCCCTGGGTGGTCAGCATTTTCGGCCTGATTTTGGTGTTGTTCGTCATCACCTTGATCCAGTGA
- a CDS encoding sporulation histidine kinase inhibitor Sda, with amino-acid sequence MHLLSDEYLVEAYTNAVKQKLDRQFIDLLYKEVQARGLTVSVSIAS; translated from the coding sequence ATGCATTTACTGAGTGATGAGTACCTTGTTGAAGCTTACACGAACGCAGTGAAGCAGAAGTTGGACAGACAGTTTATCGACCTGTTATACAAGGAAGTCCAAGCACGGGGTCTTACAGTCTCTGTCAGCATCGCTTCGTAA
- a CDS encoding lytic transglycosylase domain-containing protein: MIWPRISWVLTPQAKRKVAIILGLIFLIVLAVGSDWFWRFIYPIYHEAEIRQAAETHQIDPLLVAAIIRVESKFRTENVSKVGAVGLMQLMPETAEWIAKESEIPYRGIEDLSDPETNIRMGSWYMAYLLKQFDGNQAAAIAAYNAGQGRVSRWMKEGVWDGTLAASEKIPVGETRHYIQRVSFSYTKYQQLYPDF; encoded by the coding sequence TTGATCTGGCCTCGCATCTCGTGGGTACTCACGCCCCAAGCCAAACGCAAAGTCGCCATCATCCTCGGCCTGATCTTCCTGATCGTGCTCGCCGTGGGCAGCGACTGGTTCTGGCGCTTTATCTACCCGATTTATCATGAGGCGGAGATTCGCCAAGCGGCCGAGACCCATCAGATCGACCCGCTGCTCGTCGCTGCGATCATCCGCGTGGAAAGCAAGTTTCGCACGGAAAACGTCTCCAAGGTCGGCGCGGTCGGCCTGATGCAGTTGATGCCGGAGACGGCCGAATGGATCGCCAAGGAAAGCGAGATTCCCTACCGCGGCATCGAAGACCTGTCCGATCCGGAGACGAACATCCGCATGGGCTCCTGGTACATGGCCTACCTGCTCAAGCAGTTTGACGGCAACCAGGCGGCTGCTATCGCTGCTTACAACGCCGGACAAGGGCGTGTCTCGCGCTGGATGAAAGAAGGCGTCTGGGATGGAACGCTCGCCGCCTCGGAGAAGATCCCGGTCGGTGAGACGCGGCATTACATACAGCGGGTCAGCTTTTCGTACACAAAATATCAGCAGCTCTACCCAGATTTTTGA
- the hpt gene encoding hypoxanthine phosphoribosyltransferase, protein MAKTRDRILFSREAIQKRVAELGVQLSQDYKDGEVVVISLLRGSFVFTADLVREITVPVNVDFMTTSSYGHGEHSAGRVEIVTDIRTDIAGKDVLVCDDILDTGITMRGVLDHLAAKNPKSLKTCTFLDKPSRRLVDVPLDYTGITIEDLFVAGYGLNLGDYARNLPYIFVRETVEE, encoded by the coding sequence ATGGCAAAGACTCGTGACCGCATCCTCTTCAGCCGTGAAGCGATCCAGAAAAGGGTCGCCGAACTCGGCGTGCAATTGTCCCAAGATTATAAGGACGGCGAAGTTGTCGTCATTTCCCTTCTGCGCGGCAGCTTTGTGTTTACTGCTGACTTGGTGCGGGAGATTACCGTTCCGGTCAACGTGGACTTCATGACCACGTCCAGTTACGGACACGGTGAGCACAGCGCCGGTCGGGTGGAGATCGTCACCGATATTCGCACCGACATCGCGGGCAAAGATGTGCTGGTCTGCGATGACATTCTCGACACCGGCATCACCATGCGCGGCGTGCTCGATCATCTGGCAGCCAAGAACCCGAAGAGTTTGAAGACTTGCACCTTCCTCGACAAGCCGTCCCGCCGTCTGGTGGACGTGCCGCTCGACTACACCGGCATCACGATCGAAGACCTGTTTGTCGCAGGCTATGGCCTGAACTTGGGCGACTACGCCCGCAACCTGCCGTACATCTTCGTCCGCGAGACGGTGGAAGAATAA